In one Lolium rigidum isolate FL_2022 chromosome 3, APGP_CSIRO_Lrig_0.1, whole genome shotgun sequence genomic region, the following are encoded:
- the LOC124696582 gene encoding uncharacterized protein LOC124696582, protein MESRRLERLVLLLCFFAAITCAQAQAQATLQGSKSSPHSGAAGKVLLETGNNRSDSDLSRRTRRIDPLDGLRKYEGGYNITNEHYWSSAIFTGRFGYIIAALWVIGGSLFAGFLLVSKIFFAKRKERYGVIDNFLDKYHILSVICLILLAAFAIVASSITLYGAVRFHSRAESIKEIVGRTAFEATATIYNITGAIERMENMSRLYSSSSKAFDHLNSTVHTLNSEAVEIQEKAEKNMRLASKGINTLEAVTISTVTLNLVAVLALLVARPLRLHKLYYLCIALCWALTALFWMYFGLYYFFDKFAGDTCAALEEYQLNPKNSTLGTIIPCSEKLYGGMILHNVSAGIHDIIDQVNSNIYSIKSQYGVKQLDYICNPFTGPPEYRYRPENCASGEATIGDIPQILKRLTCSVLGGGANCAPAELSSAIDYDMVQTYTSSIQNVLDIFPGTERLVSCELVKAGFADIVGNQCAPLRRGARATWASLAALSAVMALLVLASAALRRRYAADDRHSVRHLTSSSNSETSETEFAEMHAKTMRVKVVGP, encoded by the exons ATGGAATCGAGGAGATTGGAGCGGTTAGTGTTGCTGCTTTGCTTCTTTGCAGCCATCACATGCGCGCAAGCGCAGGCCCAAGCCACTCTACAAGGATCCAAAAGCTCACCCCACAGTGGAGCAG CAGGTAAGGTTCTGTTGGAGACGGGTAATAATAGATCGGATAGCGACCTTTCGAGGAGAACGAGAAGAATCGACCCTCTTGATGGCTTAAGGAAGTATGAGGGAGGGTATAACATCACAAACGAGCACTACTGGAGT TCAGCCATATTTACAGGTAGATTCGGATATATCATCGCGGCGTTATGGGTTATCGGTGGTAGTCTTTTTGCGGGGTTTCTTCTTGTTTCGAAGATTTTCTTCGCCAAGAGGAAAGAAAGATATGGTGTCATTGACAATTTTCTTGACAAATACCACATTTTGTCTGTGATATGTCTCATTCTTCTTGCAGCTTTTGCCAT AGTTGCATCATCAATCACACTTTACGGCGCTGTAAGATTTCATTCTAGAGCAGAGTCCATCAAAGAGATCGTTGGTAGAACTGCGTTTGAGGCGACGGCGACGATATACAACATTACAGGAGCCATTGAGAGGATGGAAAACATGTCGAGGCTATACAGTAGCAGCAGCAAAGCCTTCGATCATCTGAACTCCACAGTACATACACTCAACTCTGAAGCCGTAGAGATTCAGGAGAAGGCCGAGAAGAACATGCGCTTGGCCAGCAAAGGCATCAACACACT GGAAGCTGTCACCATTTCAACCGTGACGCTGAATCTTGTCGCGGTTCTTGCATTGCTAG TGGCAAGACCTCTAAGGCTACATAAATTGTACTACTT GTGCATAGCCTTGTGCTGGGCACTGACAGCCCTCTTTTGGATGTACTTTGGACTGTATTACTTCTTCGACAAGTTTGCCGGCGACACGTGTGCGGCTCTCGAGGAGTACCAGCTGAACCCCAAGAACAGTACTTTGGGCACCATCATACCCTGCAGCGAGAAGCTGTACGGAGGCATGATCCTGCACAATGTTAGTGCAGGAATCCACGACATCATAGACCAG GTGAATTCCAACATCTACTCGATCAAGTCGCAGTACGGCGTGAAGCAGCTAGACTACATCTGCAACCCGTTCACCGGGCCGCCGGAGTACAGGTACCGGCCGGAGAACTGCGCCTCCGGTGAAGCCACCATCGGTGATATCCCTCAG ATCCTGAAGAGGCTGACCTGCTCGGTTCTGGGCGGCGGCGCCAACTGCGCGCCGGCCGAGCTCTCGTCGGCGATCGACTACGACATGGTGCAGACGTACACGAGCTCCATCCAGAACGTGCTGGACATCTTCCCGGGCACGGAGCGGCTGGTGAGCTGCGAGCTGGTGAAGGCCGGCTTCGCTGACATCGTGGGCAACCAGTGCGCGCCGCTGCGGCGTGGCGCGCGCGCGACGTGGGCCTCGCTCGCCGCGCTGTCTGCGGTCATGGCGCTGCTCGTGCTCGCCTCGGCGGCGCTCCGACGCCGCTACGCCGCCGACGACCGCCACTCGGTGAGGCATCTCACCTCGTCGTCCAACTCGGAGACGTCGGAGACCGAGTTCGCCGAGATGCACGCCAAGACAATGCGAGTTAAGGTCGTCGGGCCGTGA
- the LOC124703481 gene encoding ER membrane protein complex subunit 10-like, giving the protein MAMPRRSLLLLLLPLLLLSVRAFQSDELLLHDDDEFEGGIRPSPVPSQPASPAPVVTSPRRRSSDAAQAAGASESNAVQFTLEHDLGAGAGFTPAGSFSARLKSSAHGSQTLTKLRFTRNELTANEKDTFKKLLNEDSFYTIRLPSNVLAPTGEDFVYSSIKARCIPRDSLDEHIVIHMDGVNVLAVNYGSVGGCQYPRPMKLPSKWTFNSYTVLKTAEQAPRTPSFVEQLIETESGLGEVMKPPEKSFWAKYWMYIIPLGLIVMNAVTAAANIPEEQAGGQGQPAAQRAPIAAPRRR; this is encoded by the exons atggccatgccgcgcCGCtctctcctcctgctcctcctccccctcctgctCCTCTCCGTCCGCGCCTTCCAGTCGGACGAGCTGCtcctccacgacgacgacgagttcgagggcGGCATCCGTCCCTCCCCCGTCCCCTCCCAGCCCGCCTCGCCGGCGCCGGTAGTCACGTCCCCCCGCCGCCGATCCTCGGACGCAGCGCAGGCGGCTGGCGCCTCGGAGTCCAACGCCGTCCAGTTCACGCTCGAGCACGACCTCGGGGCCGGCGCGGGGTTCACCCCTGCCGGATCCTTCTCCGCGCGCCTCAAGTCCTCCGCCCACGGCTCCCAG ACTCTCACTAAGCTTCGCTTTACGAGGAATGAGTTGACTGCAAATGAAAAAGATACATTCAAG AAACTACTGAATGAAGATAGTTTTTATACAATAAGGCTACCGTCTAATGTGTTGGCTCCTACAGGAGAAGATTTCGTTTATTCCTCGATCAAAGCT AGATGCATTCCACGTGACAGCTTGGATGAACATATTGTCATCCACATG GATGGTGTAAATGTTTTGGCAGTTAATTATGGTTCTGTTGGTGGATGCCAGTATCCCCGGCCAATGAAATTA CCATCAAAATGGACATTCAATTCGTACACTGTTCTGAAGACTGCTGAACAAGCACCAAG aactccatcttttgtagAGCAATTAATAGAAACAGAGAGTGGACTTGGTGAAGTCATGAAACCACCTGAGAAATCGTTCTGGGCTAAATAT TGGATGTACATAATTCCTCTTGGTCTTATTGTCATGAATGCTGTCACGGCAGCAGCAAACATACCAGAGGAGCAAGCTGGAGGGCAGGGTCAACCTGCAGCACAAAGGGCGCCAATTGCTGCTCCAAGGAGAAGATGA